A single region of the Candidatus Krumholzibacteriia bacterium genome encodes:
- a CDS encoding 4-alpha-glucanotransferase — MRYGDIDRFHSGLVVPVSSLRSERSLGVGEFADLPLAAEWARDTGFDLLQILPVNDTDDDASPYSARGAFALHPLYLRLEDLEGAEIYADEFAAVRTATADAAWLQYGDVLGLKREFSRRIFDRHDPKRLWDEVDAWVEANPWIGPHAVYCVLRERNHRRSWKQWHQMREVTHADIDRFWDARPTELLFHVWLQREADRQLRSAAEGCDALGVRLEGDLPILLSEDSSDVWYHREIFDLEGRAGAPPDQYSETGQYWGFPCYRWEALAERDYDWWRARLTQASRYYHALRIDHVLGFFRIWRIPVSSTTGMLGHFDPTHPITREDLRARGFDDRRIEFMAAPEGRTGTRFPSEREYQAIEDADERTALMRRLWNRILIDVDGQGEHFRPFWRWNETPMANDLSDHERVALQQLFREDTERQEELWARTGRERLSMIDGSTDALVCAEDLGAVPDCVPGVLDELGILGLRVERWTRHWDQPGQPFIPPSDYARNTVCSPSVHDASSLRGWWAEIEPADRQAYWDAMGKEGEPPDVVDPGFLQEMFERNLAANSAVCVLAMNDLLALEPDLRPDDPADERINTPATDGEHNWRWRMPRTLEDLAARSDLRERISTMLERRRARPFH; from the coding sequence GTGCGCTACGGAGACATCGACCGCTTCCATTCCGGACTCGTGGTCCCGGTCAGCTCGCTGCGTTCCGAACGCAGTCTGGGCGTGGGAGAGTTCGCCGACCTACCGCTGGCGGCCGAATGGGCGCGCGACACCGGCTTCGACCTTCTCCAGATCCTCCCGGTGAACGACACCGACGACGATGCATCGCCCTACTCGGCCCGCGGTGCCTTCGCACTCCATCCACTGTACCTGCGGCTCGAGGATCTCGAGGGGGCCGAGATCTACGCCGACGAGTTCGCCGCCGTACGCACCGCCACCGCCGACGCGGCGTGGCTGCAGTACGGCGACGTCCTCGGCCTGAAGCGCGAGTTCAGCCGCCGCATCTTCGACCGTCACGACCCGAAGCGCCTGTGGGACGAGGTCGACGCCTGGGTCGAGGCCAATCCCTGGATCGGACCCCATGCGGTGTACTGCGTGCTCCGCGAACGCAACCATCGGCGCAGCTGGAAACAGTGGCACCAGATGCGCGAGGTCACCCACGCCGACATCGACCGCTTCTGGGACGCGCGCCCCACCGAACTCCTGTTCCACGTCTGGTTGCAGCGCGAAGCCGACCGACAATTGCGGTCGGCCGCCGAGGGGTGCGACGCCCTGGGCGTCCGGCTCGAGGGCGACCTGCCGATCCTCCTCAGCGAGGACAGCAGCGACGTCTGGTACCACCGCGAGATCTTCGACCTCGAGGGCCGCGCCGGCGCCCCGCCCGACCAGTACTCCGAGACCGGTCAGTACTGGGGCTTTCCGTGTTACCGGTGGGAAGCGCTCGCCGAGCGCGACTACGACTGGTGGCGCGCCCGGCTGACCCAGGCCTCACGCTACTACCACGCCCTGCGCATCGACCACGTGCTGGGCTTCTTCCGGATCTGGCGCATCCCCGTGTCGAGTACCACCGGCATGCTCGGACACTTCGACCCCACCCACCCGATCACGCGCGAGGACCTGCGTGCCCGCGGCTTCGACGACCGACGCATCGAATTCATGGCGGCGCCCGAGGGCAGAACCGGAACCCGCTTCCCGTCGGAGCGCGAGTACCAGGCCATCGAGGACGCCGACGAGCGCACCGCACTCATGCGACGTCTGTGGAACCGGATCCTCATCGACGTCGACGGCCAGGGCGAACACTTCCGCCCCTTCTGGCGGTGGAACGAGACCCCGATGGCGAACGACCTGAGCGACCACGAACGGGTCGCCCTCCAGCAGCTCTTCCGCGAGGACACCGAGCGGCAGGAGGAGTTGTGGGCCCGGACCGGACGCGAGCGCCTGTCGATGATCGACGGCAGCACCGACGCCCTGGTCTGCGCCGAGGACCTGGGGGCCGTCCCCGACTGCGTGCCCGGCGTGCTCGACGAGCTGGGGATCCTGGGTCTGCGTGTGGAACGCTGGACGCGGCACTGGGATCAGCCGGGGCAGCCGTTCATTCCTCCGTCGGATTACGCACGGAACACGGTGTGTTCGCCGTCCGTCCACGACGCCAGTTCCCTGCGCGGGTGGTGGGCCGAGATCGAACCGGCCGATCGGCAGGCCTACTGGGACGCCATGGGCAAAGAGGGCGAGCCGCCCGACGTCGTCGATCCGGGCTTCCTGCAGGAGATGTTCGAGCGCAACCTCGCGGCGAATTCCGCGGTGTGCGTACTCGCGATGAACGATCTGCTGGCGCTCGAGCCCGACCTGCGACCCGACGATCCGGCGGACGAACGGATCAACACCCCCGCCACCGACGGTGAACACAACTGGCGCTGGCGCATGCCACGGACGCTCGAAGACCTCGCGGCTCGTTCCGATCTGCGCGAGCGCATCTCCACGATGCTCGAGCGTCGCCGCGCGCGGCCGTTCCACTGA
- a CDS encoding multiheme c-type cytochrome, producing the protein MRPILLISIVSVFALAFVGCEGDAGPQGPPGPQGPQGPPAVDSEFTFVGNEGEPCQHCHLNVVEQWAVTGHSEATAGLDPEDRDNAYCMQCHTTGWDRPIESFGTAFESVPAGPDTMGYDDYFRVDTELAAERRMELAGVQCEACHGAMGPDFNSHRPDVSFSTRFEVAGSDTTSTSLCYPCHDNQLEEWAVSGHSFYESDTGEFGDIDVFNDEHYVGRSSCDGCHTSEGFIRENDPVYAAYDFGPQASFIGCVTCHDPHSGANGSGNEAQLRAVGPVEVAYAPLTGPGETTIPVLENRGTGQTCAQCHKARRDTDNVQGQIANGYAHFGPHSSPQMDMFLGYGSYEIDGFTYTGRYDGDDPTTHYAGTANACVDCHMAPGEGMNHTPHQFFINDPENPEWLGCVSCHGTAENTSGLYEGLRGEVETKLGQIATLLGYADLADFEAAIDDDNPTWTVQQREAAYAAVFVLSDGSWGTHNPDYTRDLLDNAIEYLTPVKGAGR; encoded by the coding sequence ATGAGGCCAATTCTTCTGATTTCGATCGTCTCCGTCTTCGCGCTCGCCTTCGTGGGTTGCGAGGGAGACGCCGGTCCCCAGGGTCCTCCGGGACCGCAGGGACCCCAGGGACCTCCGGCGGTGGATTCGGAGTTCACGTTCGTGGGCAACGAGGGTGAACCCTGCCAGCACTGCCATCTGAACGTCGTCGAGCAGTGGGCCGTGACCGGTCACTCCGAGGCGACGGCCGGGCTGGATCCCGAGGACCGGGACAACGCCTACTGCATGCAGTGCCACACCACCGGTTGGGATCGTCCCATCGAGAGCTTCGGCACCGCCTTCGAGTCGGTTCCGGCCGGCCCGGACACGATGGGCTACGACGACTACTTCCGCGTGGACACCGAGCTGGCCGCCGAGCGCCGGATGGAGCTCGCCGGTGTGCAGTGCGAAGCCTGCCACGGCGCGATGGGTCCGGACTTCAATTCCCATCGGCCCGACGTGTCGTTCAGCACGCGCTTCGAGGTCGCTGGCAGCGACACCACGTCGACGTCGCTGTGCTATCCCTGCCACGACAATCAGCTCGAGGAATGGGCCGTCTCGGGTCACTCGTTCTACGAGAGCGACACCGGTGAGTTTGGTGACATCGACGTGTTCAACGACGAACACTACGTGGGTCGCAGCTCCTGCGACGGCTGCCACACCTCCGAGGGCTTCATCCGTGAGAACGACCCGGTGTACGCCGCCTACGACTTCGGTCCGCAGGCCAGCTTCATCGGTTGCGTGACCTGCCACGATCCGCACTCCGGTGCGAACGGGAGCGGCAACGAGGCGCAGCTCCGTGCCGTGGGTCCGGTCGAGGTCGCCTACGCGCCGTTGACCGGCCCGGGCGAGACGACGATCCCCGTCCTGGAGAACCGGGGCACGGGCCAGACCTGTGCGCAATGCCACAAAGCACGGCGTGACACGGACAACGTGCAGGGTCAGATCGCCAACGGGTATGCCCACTTCGGTCCGCACTCGAGCCCGCAGATGGACATGTTCCTCGGCTACGGCTCCTACGAGATCGACGGCTTCACCTACACCGGCCGCTACGACGGTGACGATCCGACCACCCATTACGCCGGGACCGCCAACGCGTGTGTCGATTGCCACATGGCTCCGGGCGAGGGCATGAACCACACGCCGCATCAGTTCTTCATCAACGATCCGGAGAACCCCGAGTGGCTGGGTTGCGTCAGCTGCCACGGCACCGCCGAGAACACCAGCGGTCTCTACGAGGGTCTCCGCGGCGAGGTCGAGACCAAGCTCGGTCAGATCGCGACCCTGCTCGGCTACGCCGACCTGGCCGACTTCGAGGCCGCGATCGACGACGACAACCCGACCTGGACCGTCCAGCAGCGCGAGGCCGCCTACGCGGCCGTGTTCGTGCTCAGCGACGGCAGCTGGGGCACCCACAACCCGGACTACACGCGTGACCTGCTGGACAACGCGATCGAGTACCTGACGCCGGTCAAGGGCGCCGGTCGGTAG
- a CDS encoding thioredoxin-like domain-containing protein — translation MSDSAPVHAPEFPVDATWINADRPLRLHEDLRGHVVVLDFWTYCCINCLHTLPVLSRLEQEFDEQPVAVIGVHSAKFVTERDPRHIAMAVQRYHVQHPVVVDSEHDVWQSFAVKAWPTVLLVDAEGRVRDELRGEPDFVDLHGRVQALLTEAREKGIVSDRPVDLRPDPTLDEQFLAFPGKVAADDERIYVADSAHHRVIVTDHEGRVRTVVGGVRGVGNVDGRHDTAAFNDPQGMDVVDGTLYVADRGNHLLRAVDLDLMWVRTVAGTGEKGMNRGALDPSKPLEVGLRSPWDVQTVGHHLLIAMAGSHQIWLYDTESQQVGAWAGSGVENHVDGPLHEAALAQPSGLALLGQWLIVADSEVSSVRAIDLHENKVETVVGKGLFDFGDVDGAAADVLLQHPLDVAAIGETLYVADTYNHKIKAVDLRAMEVRTVFGTGDPDVMNEPGGLCAVGERLLVADTNNHRLLWADPRDGSVTPFEPVVAQ, via the coding sequence GTGAGCGACTCCGCACCCGTCCACGCCCCCGAGTTCCCGGTCGATGCCACCTGGATCAACGCCGACCGGCCCCTACGTCTGCACGAGGACCTGCGCGGCCACGTGGTGGTGCTCGACTTCTGGACCTACTGCTGCATCAACTGTCTCCACACGCTGCCGGTGCTCTCGCGACTCGAGCAGGAGTTCGACGAGCAGCCGGTCGCGGTGATCGGGGTGCACTCGGCCAAGTTCGTCACCGAACGCGACCCTCGACACATCGCCATGGCGGTGCAGCGCTACCACGTACAGCATCCCGTGGTCGTGGATTCCGAACACGACGTCTGGCAGTCCTTCGCGGTGAAGGCCTGGCCCACCGTGCTGCTGGTCGACGCCGAGGGACGCGTCCGCGACGAGCTGCGCGGCGAGCCCGACTTCGTCGACCTGCATGGGCGCGTGCAGGCCCTGCTCACCGAAGCGCGCGAGAAGGGGATCGTGTCCGACCGCCCCGTCGACCTACGGCCGGACCCGACCCTCGACGAGCAATTCCTCGCCTTCCCGGGCAAGGTGGCGGCGGACGACGAACGGATCTACGTGGCCGACAGCGCCCACCATCGGGTGATCGTCACCGATCACGAGGGCCGCGTCCGAACGGTCGTCGGCGGTGTCCGCGGCGTGGGCAACGTCGACGGCCGCCACGACACCGCCGCCTTCAACGATCCGCAGGGCATGGACGTCGTCGACGGCACGCTCTACGTGGCCGACCGCGGCAACCATCTGCTGCGCGCCGTCGACCTCGATCTCATGTGGGTGCGCACGGTGGCCGGCACCGGAGAGAAGGGAATGAACCGCGGCGCCCTCGACCCGTCGAAACCCCTCGAGGTGGGCCTGCGCTCTCCCTGGGACGTGCAGACCGTCGGCCACCACCTGCTGATCGCCATGGCCGGCAGCCATCAGATCTGGCTCTACGACACCGAGAGCCAGCAGGTCGGCGCGTGGGCGGGAAGCGGGGTCGAGAACCACGTCGACGGCCCCCTGCACGAGGCCGCCCTGGCCCAGCCCAGTGGCCTGGCCCTGCTCGGGCAGTGGTTGATCGTGGCCGACAGCGAAGTCAGCAGTGTACGGGCGATCGACCTCCACGAGAACAAGGTGGAGACGGTCGTGGGCAAGGGATTGTTCGACTTCGGCGACGTCGACGGGGCGGCGGCCGACGTGCTGCTGCAGCATCCCCTCGACGTGGCCGCGATCGGCGAGACTCTGTACGTGGCCGACACCTACAACCACAAGATCAAGGCCGTCGACCTGCGGGCCATGGAAGTGCGCACGGTCTTCGGCACCGGCGATCCCGACGTCATGAACGAGCCCGGCGGGCTGTGCGCGGTCGGCGAGCGCCTGCTCGTGGCCGACACGAACAACCACCGTCTGCTGTGGGCGGATCCGCGCGACGGATCGGTCACGCCCTTCGAACCCGTCGTGGCTCAGTAA
- a CDS encoding porin family protein, giving the protein MRTPLVTTLLLILFCSAGTAHAIELEGVGVKAGGAFLTGNFSFEGRDAIDDDTRIGLVAGAFTEWKLQRDSAFRVVVEGLYVRKGYEGTRSIEAIDDEPIDVQVGADYLSIPVLGRVLFVDEELSVYALFGPSLELLLSNDEDPLLDELTDWSIAGNVAIGLEYAIADPARLLFELRFNTDLTDNFDGDDDLLGINEARYQMLQVTGGIRY; this is encoded by the coding sequence GTGCGCACCCCGCTCGTCACCACCCTGTTGCTGATCCTCTTCTGTTCCGCCGGCACCGCACACGCCATCGAGCTCGAGGGGGTGGGGGTGAAGGCCGGGGGCGCCTTCCTCACGGGCAATTTCTCGTTCGAAGGGCGCGACGCGATCGACGACGACACGCGGATCGGGCTGGTCGCCGGTGCCTTCACCGAGTGGAAACTCCAGCGCGACTCGGCCTTCCGCGTGGTCGTGGAAGGGCTGTACGTGCGCAAGGGCTACGAGGGCACGCGCAGCATCGAGGCGATCGACGACGAGCCGATCGACGTGCAGGTGGGCGCGGACTACCTGTCGATCCCCGTGCTCGGGCGGGTGCTCTTCGTCGACGAAGAGCTGTCGGTCTACGCGCTGTTCGGCCCGAGTCTCGAACTGTTGTTGTCGAACGACGAGGACCCGCTGCTCGACGAGCTCACCGACTGGTCGATCGCGGGGAACGTGGCGATCGGCCTCGAGTACGCGATCGCCGACCCCGCCCGCCTTCTCTTCGAGCTGCGTTTCAACACCGATCTGACCGACAACTTCGACGGCGACGACGACCTGCTCGGCATCAACGAGGCGCGCTATCAGATGCTCCAGGTCACCGGCGGGATCCGTTACTGA
- a CDS encoding phosphatase PAP2 family protein, which translates to MTVAPVLAVLLLIATVVLGLRSGRAPVAPSHDPSAREAARRVYSRRTFLRHGAAVAGAAVLVYSGADQAVDDLQREHGSNGVTEPVSHQFKQFGEPYWAFVWVGMALVDRFVGPSRVGRFGRQCMQATAFGLPILWTTQRVLGSSRPTDENGPRFHPFRDENAASGHTFIGAVPWIVLLRTTNLPWLRGVAGVLSPACGWTRLHDRKHYLSQVLLGYAIAWEAVDGVVTPAHEGRELERTTGS; encoded by the coding sequence ATGACCGTCGCACCCGTCCTCGCCGTTCTGCTGCTGATCGCCACCGTCGTCCTGGGCCTGCGTTCGGGGCGTGCGCCCGTGGCACCCTCCCACGACCCCAGCGCTCGCGAGGCCGCCCGCCGCGTCTACTCGCGCCGGACCTTCCTACGCCACGGCGCCGCGGTGGCCGGGGCCGCCGTCCTGGTCTACTCGGGGGCCGATCAGGCGGTCGACGACTTGCAGCGAGAGCACGGCAGCAACGGCGTCACCGAGCCCGTGTCCCACCAGTTCAAGCAGTTCGGCGAACCCTACTGGGCCTTCGTGTGGGTGGGCATGGCCCTGGTCGATCGCTTCGTCGGCCCTTCGAGGGTCGGTCGCTTCGGCCGGCAGTGCATGCAGGCCACCGCCTTCGGATTGCCGATCCTGTGGACCACCCAGCGGGTGCTCGGAAGCTCCCGGCCGACCGACGAGAACGGCCCGCGCTTCCACCCATTCCGCGACGAGAACGCTGCCTCGGGCCACACCTTCATCGGCGCCGTTCCGTGGATCGTGCTGCTGCGCACCACGAACCTGCCGTGGCTGCGCGGCGTGGCCGGCGTGCTCTCGCCGGCTTGCGGCTGGACCCGTCTGCACGACCGCAAGCACTACCTGTCGCAGGTCTTGCTGGGCTACGCGATTGCCTGGGAAGCGGTCGACGGAGTCGTCACTCCTGCTCACGAAGGCCGGGAGCTGGAGCGAACGACGGGCTCGTGA
- a CDS encoding FAD:protein FMN transferase, with amino-acid sequence MTGALLLALIVAAEPVSSIQWLMGSPLRLVVPSGTEPGLVAACFDEARAYEDLLSTWRDGTPLQRLNESGAGRHRIPPALHGYLARVRDDHARTDGAFDPSVGTLRVEDGTAPIGMDRLALERSGDTTFALLPHDAYRVDPGGDGKGLAVDAMIARLREAGVPRALIDFGGSSWFGLGSPAGAGAWRVELAAPGGAPLATVSLRDRSLSVSSTVQVDHTEDGGTVRRFHLVDPRTRHPVTVERTVAVVATSATDAEVVSTAIAVDGWERARTWIDRFEGVEVAVFEDGRVVVTSPSFAPAPGLREQE; translated from the coding sequence ATGACGGGTGCACTGCTGCTCGCGTTGATCGTCGCGGCCGAGCCGGTTTCGTCGATCCAGTGGCTGATGGGATCGCCGCTGAGACTCGTCGTTCCGTCGGGAACCGAGCCCGGGCTGGTGGCCGCCTGCTTCGACGAGGCCCGCGCCTACGAGGACCTGCTCAGCACCTGGCGCGACGGCACCCCTTTGCAGCGACTGAACGAGTCCGGTGCCGGCCGCCACCGGATTCCCCCAGCCCTGCACGGGTACCTCGCTCGCGTCCGCGACGATCACGCGCGCACCGACGGCGCCTTCGACCCGAGCGTGGGGACCCTGCGCGTGGAGGACGGCACCGCACCGATCGGCATGGACCGACTCGCCCTCGAGCGGTCCGGAGACACGACCTTCGCACTCCTGCCCCACGACGCCTATCGCGTCGATCCGGGGGGCGACGGCAAGGGCCTGGCCGTCGACGCCATGATCGCACGGCTGCGCGAGGCCGGTGTCCCGCGTGCGTTGATCGATTTCGGGGGCAGTTCCTGGTTCGGGCTCGGCTCGCCGGCCGGCGCCGGTGCATGGCGGGTCGAACTCGCGGCGCCGGGAGGGGCGCCGTTGGCGACCGTCTCCCTGCGGGACCGATCACTGTCGGTGTCGAGCACGGTCCAGGTCGACCACACCGAGGACGGCGGGACCGTGCGCCGCTTCCATCTCGTGGACCCCAGGACCCGGCATCCGGTCACGGTCGAACGGACGGTCGCGGTCGTGGCCACCTCGGCGACCGACGCCGAGGTGGTGAGCACCGCGATCGCCGTCGACGGGTGGGAGCGGGCACGCACGTGGATCGACCGCTTCGAGGGTGTCGAGGTGGCGGTGTTCGAAGACGGGCGGGTAGTGGTCACGAGCCCGTCGTTCGCTCCAGCTCCCGGCCTTCGTGAGCAGGAGTGA
- a CDS encoding FMN-binding protein: protein MVPVAALALTLTALVVVDARGEVFHSRESALRLAFDGADSVSTRTLVLDGEQVEAIEDRSGSRVPSRVVRAYVGYRDDTILGYAFIETHRVRSLPETVMVVVAPDGSVAATHLLAFHEPPQYRPPQRWLDQFDARPLDDRMALGRDIAGIAGSTLTAQAVTACVRRAVATAEVCLVTPATAVQDAPVSKAGTP from the coding sequence TTGGTTCCCGTCGCTGCCCTGGCCCTCACCCTGACCGCGCTCGTCGTCGTCGACGCGCGCGGCGAGGTCTTCCACAGCCGAGAATCCGCCCTGCGGCTGGCCTTCGATGGCGCCGACTCGGTGAGCACCCGGACGCTCGTGCTCGACGGAGAGCAGGTCGAGGCGATCGAGGACCGGAGCGGGAGCCGCGTTCCCAGCCGCGTGGTCCGCGCGTACGTGGGATACCGGGACGACACCATCCTGGGCTACGCGTTCATCGAGACGCATCGTGTGCGCAGTCTGCCGGAGACGGTCATGGTGGTGGTCGCGCCCGACGGCTCGGTCGCCGCCACGCATCTTCTGGCCTTCCACGAGCCGCCGCAGTACCGGCCGCCGCAGCGGTGGCTCGACCAGTTCGACGCGCGTCCGCTCGACGACCGGATGGCCCTCGGCCGTGACATCGCCGGGATCGCCGGGAGCACGCTGACGGCCCAGGCGGTGACGGCGTGCGTCCGACGGGCCGTAGCGACGGCCGAAGTGTGCCTCGTGACCCCGGCGACGGCGGTGCAGGACGCTCCGGTGTCGAAGGCCGGAACCCCCTGA
- a CDS encoding MATE family efflux transporter codes for MPRLRHELRRLTELAAPVVVGQLATMMLTVVDTLMVGNVGVQTLAAASLGHVWTYGTMMFAMGLVFGIDPLVSQAFGAGDARRQGLALQRGIVLGLVVSLPVAVLWWTTDHAMVLLGQTPELAALARTYVVVQIPSLPVFMVFVALRQYLQARGIVRPAMVVAIVANVVNALANWVLIYGEFGLPALGIVGAGLATASTRGFLLVALLWLVLRERMHRDGWTGWSADTFRWSGLREVFTHGWPVGLQLSFEVWAFQAATLLAGWLGEAELAAHTVVLNAASVSFMVPMGVSMAAVTRVGNLIGSGRPRAAQRAAWVALAAGAGVMTVSAVLFVTLRDVIPIPYTQDPAVRALAASVFPIAAAFQLFDGTQVVGGGVLRGMGRTRPVALFNLVGYYVLALPLAAWLTFGLGWGLHGVWWGLATGLATVALMLLAWIHRRGPATVTPVVRPAG; via the coding sequence ATGCCCCGCCTGCGCCACGAACTGCGACGTCTGACCGAGCTGGCCGCCCCGGTGGTGGTCGGCCAGCTCGCGACGATGATGCTCACCGTGGTCGACACGCTCATGGTGGGCAACGTGGGCGTGCAGACGCTGGCCGCCGCCTCGCTGGGCCACGTGTGGACCTACGGGACCATGATGTTCGCCATGGGACTGGTCTTCGGGATCGATCCCCTGGTCAGCCAGGCCTTCGGCGCCGGCGACGCCCGTCGGCAGGGACTGGCCCTGCAGCGGGGGATCGTGCTCGGGTTGGTGGTGAGCCTTCCGGTGGCCGTCCTGTGGTGGACGACCGACCACGCCATGGTCCTGCTCGGTCAGACGCCCGAACTGGCCGCGCTCGCCCGCACCTACGTGGTCGTCCAGATTCCGAGTCTGCCCGTGTTCATGGTCTTCGTGGCCTTGCGTCAGTACCTGCAGGCGCGGGGGATCGTGCGGCCGGCCATGGTGGTGGCGATCGTCGCGAACGTGGTGAACGCGCTGGCGAACTGGGTACTGATCTACGGGGAGTTCGGCCTGCCGGCCCTCGGTATCGTCGGGGCCGGACTGGCCACCGCCTCCACCCGCGGCTTCCTGCTGGTCGCGCTGCTGTGGTTGGTCCTGCGCGAGCGCATGCACCGTGACGGATGGACGGGCTGGAGCGCCGACACCTTCCGTTGGAGCGGACTGCGCGAGGTCTTCACGCACGGGTGGCCGGTGGGCCTGCAGCTCTCGTTCGAGGTCTGGGCCTTCCAGGCGGCCACGCTGTTGGCCGGGTGGCTGGGTGAGGCGGAACTCGCCGCCCACACCGTGGTGCTCAACGCGGCCTCGGTGTCGTTCATGGTGCCGATGGGCGTGAGCATGGCGGCGGTCACGCGGGTCGGGAACCTGATCGGCTCCGGGCGGCCGCGGGCGGCGCAACGCGCGGCCTGGGTCGCCCTGGCGGCCGGGGCCGGAGTGATGACGGTGTCGGCGGTGCTGTTCGTCACGCTTCGCGACGTGATCCCGATTCCCTACACCCAGGATCCTGCGGTCCGCGCCCTGGCCGCGAGCGTGTTCCCCATCGCGGCCGCCTTCCAGCTCTTCGACGGCACCCAGGTCGTCGGCGGTGGTGTCCTCCGCGGTATGGGACGCACACGCCCGGTGGCCCTGTTCAACCTCGTGGGCTACTACGTGCTCGCCCTGCCGCTCGCGGCGTGGCTCACGTTCGGACTCGGCTGGGGACTGCACGGGGTGTGGTGGGGCCTCGCCACGGGCCTGGCCACCGTGGCCCTCATGCTGCTGGCCTGGATCCACCGGCGGGGTCCGGCCACCGTGACGCCGGTGGTCAGGCCTGCGGGGTGA
- a CDS encoding CPBP family intramembrane glutamic endopeptidase, whose protein sequence is MNHAVDERLRLLVAAVAPVGLVAFGFHGLHDLRWAFLLYVIGGCALVPALLFGIVPLSNRGGYPRRAVGEDLSRWTGAPLAVLLFGPVFLGAYALLRAAITAPEPYLENLGAYGWNPDHTGLYLALFLALVPLFEEWWWRGQFLPRAERAFGRAHGWWLSGVGFALYHIVVLLVLYEPALAIVRFTGIVGAGLVWAWIARARRSWAWVFLAHFAADAVIVAAFVLWVTPQA, encoded by the coding sequence TTGAACCACGCCGTGGACGAGCGTCTGCGTCTGCTGGTCGCGGCGGTGGCGCCGGTCGGGTTGGTGGCCTTCGGTTTCCACGGGCTGCACGATCTGCGGTGGGCCTTCCTTCTCTACGTCATCGGTGGCTGCGCGCTGGTGCCCGCTCTGCTCTTCGGGATCGTTCCCCTGAGCAACCGGGGTGGGTACCCGAGGCGGGCAGTCGGTGAGGACCTGTCGCGGTGGACCGGTGCGCCGCTCGCGGTGCTGCTGTTCGGTCCGGTCTTCCTCGGTGCCTACGCGCTGCTGCGGGCTGCGATCACCGCGCCCGAGCCCTATCTCGAGAACCTGGGCGCCTACGGCTGGAACCCGGACCACACCGGCCTCTACCTGGCGCTGTTCCTGGCCCTGGTGCCGTTGTTCGAGGAGTGGTGGTGGCGAGGGCAGTTCCTGCCGCGCGCCGAGCGCGCCTTCGGACGTGCACACGGATGGTGGCTCTCGGGCGTCGGCTTCGCCCTCTACCACATCGTCGTCCTGCTGGTGCTGTACGAGCCCGCCCTGGCCATCGTGCGCTTCACGGGGATCGTCGGGGCCGGCCTGGTGTGGGCGTGGATCGCCCGCGCACGGCGCAGCTGGGCCTGGGTGTTCCTGGCGCACTTCGCGGCCGATGCCGTGATCGTCGCGGCCTTCGTCCTGTGGGTCACCCCGCAGGCCTGA
- a CDS encoding EVE domain-containing protein: protein MPTEPSYWLVKTEPGAYSWQDLLDEGTACWDGVRNYQARNNLKAMKKKDRVLVYHSVGPREVVGLTKVTREQYPDPTTDDDRWVAVDLEAVKTVQQPVSLKQIKADELLQDIALIKHSRLSVMPLTRDEFERILELGETRLPKRI, encoded by the coding sequence ATGCCGACCGAACCCTCCTACTGGCTCGTCAAGACCGAACCCGGCGCGTACTCGTGGCAGGACCTGCTCGACGAGGGGACCGCCTGCTGGGACGGCGTGCGCAACTACCAGGCGCGGAACAACCTGAAGGCCATGAAGAAGAAGGACCGGGTCCTGGTCTACCACTCGGTCGGTCCGCGCGAGGTCGTGGGCCTGACCAAGGTGACCCGTGAGCAGTATCCCGATCCGACGACCGACGACGATCGGTGGGTGGCGGTCGATCTCGAGGCCGTGAAGACGGTGCAGCAGCCGGTGTCGCTGAAGCAGATCAAGGCCGACGAGCTGCTGCAGGACATCGCGCTGATCAAGCACTCTCGGCTGTCGGTCATGCCGCTCACACGCGACGAGTTCGAACGGATCCTCGAGCTCGGTGAGACGCGTCTGCCGAAGCGGATTTGA